From a region of the Aeoliella mucimassa genome:
- the rbfA gene encoding 30S ribosome-binding factor RbfA, with translation MSSRRVLKAAEAIREVVSMAILTDLHDPRIEDVTVTYVEVTPDMRGATVHVSVMGSEAKQRTCLRGLQSSAGYLQSKIAQRIDTRYTPRLKFELDQGVKKSIAISKMLNEVLPDEAGEIVDDPPDSANEE, from the coding sequence CCATCCGCGAAGTCGTGAGCATGGCGATCCTCACCGACCTGCACGACCCTCGTATCGAGGACGTCACGGTCACCTACGTGGAAGTTACGCCCGACATGCGAGGTGCCACGGTGCACGTCTCGGTGATGGGCAGCGAAGCCAAGCAACGGACCTGCTTGCGCGGACTACAAAGTTCGGCCGGTTATCTGCAGTCGAAGATTGCCCAACGGATTGACACCCGGTACACTCCGCGGCTGAAATTCGAGCTGGATCAAGGCGTGAAGAAGTCGATTGCGATCTCAAAAATGCTCAACGAAGTGCTGCCCGATGAGGCAGGCGAGATCGTCGACGACCCACCCGATTCGGCGAACGAAGAATAG